Proteins encoded by one window of Aphis gossypii isolate Hap1 chromosome X, ASM2018417v2, whole genome shotgun sequence:
- the LOC114121012 gene encoding uncharacterized protein LOC114121012 isoform X7, with protein MLLRRTRSKMMKIIDCKIYVVLKDSTIFVGILKAFDHNFNLVLANSQTFLEHNILGSPALDESNRQKRLLGLIVIPGKNIISIDNKLGSDVPKVPITDIIICRLKDYRRVKTTIKPLVSMCNVRDPNWNIEDCQADIIFEKDLYHIPMVDPTAYIIRGRHRSLPLMALISEDCQQTTNNCLATNGLSVQDYLADIDENEPLPLMPSMGIGKVITKPGMSQNGPPSMSGMAQNRPIMGYNGSPIRSGMSQNGPPSMSGMAQNRPLMPYMDYKGLPIRPFGPPSMSGMAQNRPIMGYNESPIRSGMAQNRPLMPYMDYKGLPIRPFGPPSMSGMAQNRPIMGYNGSPLRSGMSQNGPPSMSGMAQNRPLMPYMDYKGSPIRPFMSQNGPPSMSGMAQNRPIMPYMGKGKSSTINKYANQ; from the exons atg ttgTTAAGGAGAACTAGGAGTAAAATGATGAAGATCATcgactgtaaaatatatgttgtcTTAAAAGATTCAACAATATTTGTCGGTATACTTAAag CTTttgatcataattttaatttggttttagCCAATAGTCAAACATTTTTGGAACACAACATACTTGGATCTCCTGCTCTTGATGAGTCAAACAGACAAAAACGTTTACTTGGCTTAATTGTAATACCGGGGAAAAACATTatatctatagataataaactgGGATCTGATGTTCCTAAAGTACCTATCacagatataattatttgcagACTGAAAGATTACAGACGTGTTAAGACAACTATCAAGCCTTTAGTATCTATGTGCA ATGTACGAGATCCAAATTGGAATATTGAAGATTGTCAGgctgatattatatttgagaaggacttatatcatatacctatgGTAGATCCTACAGCATACATCATaagag GTCGACACAGATCACTACCATTAATGGCTTTAATAAGTGAAGATTGCCAACAAACAACGAATAATTGTTTAGCTACAAATGGACTATCAGTTCAAGACTACCTAGCTGATATAGATGAAAACGAGCCATTGCCATTGATGCCTTCTATGGGTATTGGTAAAGTAATAACAAAGCCTGGTATGAGTCAAAATGGACCACCATCAATGTCTGGTATGGCTCAAAATAGACCCATAATGGGTTACAATGGATCACCAATAAG GTCTGGTATGAGTCAAAATGGACCACCATCAATGTCTGGTATGGCTCAAAATAGACCCCTAATGCCTTATATGGATTACAAAGGATTACCAATAAGGCCTTTTGGACCACCATCAATGTCTGGTATGGCTCAAAATAGACCCATAATGGGTTACAATGAATCACCAATAAGGTCTGGTATGGCTCAAAATAGACCCCTAATGCCTTATATGGATTACAAAGGATTACCAATAAGGCCTTTTGGACCACCATCAATGTCTGGTATGGCTCAAAATAGACCCATAATGGGTTACAATGGATCACCATTAAGGTCTGGTATGAGTCAAAATGGACCACCATCAATGTCTGGTATGGCTCAAAATAGACCCCTAATGCCTTATATGGATTACAAAGGATCACCAATAAGGCCTTTTATGAGTCAAAATGGACCACCATCAATGTCTGGTATGGCTCAAAATAGACCCATAATGCCTTATATGGGTAAAGGAAAATCATCgaccataaataaatatgcaaatcAGTAA
- the LOC114121012 gene encoding uncharacterized protein LOC114121012 isoform X4, producing MLLRRTRSKMMKIIDCKIYVVLKDSTIFVGILKAFDHNFNLVLANSQTFLEHNILGSPALDESNRQKRLLGLIVIPGKNIISIDNKLGSDVPKVPITDIIICRLKDYRRVKTTIKPLVSMCNVRDPNWNIEDCQADIIFEKDLYHIPMVDPTAYIIRGRHRSLPLMALISEDCQQTTNNCLATNGLSVQDYLADIDENEPLPLMPSMGIGKVITKPGMSQNGPPSMSGMAQNRPLMPYMDYKRLPIRPFMSQNGPPSMSGMAQNRPIMGYNGSPIRSGMSQNGPPSMSGMAQNRPLMPYMDYKGLPIRPFGPPSMSGMAQNRPIMGYNESPIRSGMAQNRPLMPYMDYKGLPIRPFGPPSMSGMAQNRPIMGYNGSPLRSGMSQNGPPSMSGMAQNRPLMPYMDYKGSPIRPFMSQNGPPSMSGMAQNRPIMPYMGKGKSSTINKYANQ from the exons atg ttgTTAAGGAGAACTAGGAGTAAAATGATGAAGATCATcgactgtaaaatatatgttgtcTTAAAAGATTCAACAATATTTGTCGGTATACTTAAag CTTttgatcataattttaatttggttttagCCAATAGTCAAACATTTTTGGAACACAACATACTTGGATCTCCTGCTCTTGATGAGTCAAACAGACAAAAACGTTTACTTGGCTTAATTGTAATACCGGGGAAAAACATTatatctatagataataaactgGGATCTGATGTTCCTAAAGTACCTATCacagatataattatttgcagACTGAAAGATTACAGACGTGTTAAGACAACTATCAAGCCTTTAGTATCTATGTGCA ATGTACGAGATCCAAATTGGAATATTGAAGATTGTCAGgctgatattatatttgagaaggacttatatcatatacctatgGTAGATCCTACAGCATACATCATaagag GTCGACACAGATCACTACCATTAATGGCTTTAATAAGTGAAGATTGCCAACAAACAACGAATAATTGTTTAGCTACAAATGGACTATCAGTTCAAGACTACCTAGCTGATATAGATGAAAACGAGCCATTGCCATTGATGCCTTCTATGGGTATTGGTAAAGTAATAACAAAGCCTGGTATGAGTCAAAATGGACCACCATCAAT GTCTGGTATGGCTCAAAATAGACCCCTAATGCCTTATATGGATTACAAAAGATTACCAATAAGGCCTTTTATGAGTCAAAATGGACCACCATCAATGTCTGGTATGGCTCAAAATAGACCCATAATGGGTTACAATGGATCACCGATAAGGTCTGGTATGAGTCAAAATGGACCACCATCAATGTCTGGTATGGCTCAAAATAGACCCCTAATGCCTTATATGGATTACAAAGGATTACCAATAAGGCCTTTTGGACCACCATCAATGTCTGGTATGGCTCAAAATAGACCCATAATGGGTTACAATGAATCACCAATAAGGTCTGGTATGGCTCAAAATAGACCCCTAATGCCTTATATGGATTACAAAGGATTACCAATAAGGCCTTTTGGACCACCATCAATGTCTGGTATGGCTCAAAATAGACCCATAATGGGTTACAATGGATCACCATTAAGGTCTGGTATGAGTCAAAATGGACCACCATCAATGTCTGGTATGGCTCAAAATAGACCCCTAATGCCTTATATGGATTACAAAGGATCACCAATAAGGCCTTTTATGAGTCAAAATGGACCACCATCAATGTCTGGTATGGCTCAAAATAGACCCATAATGCCTTATATGGGTAAAGGAAAATCATCgaccataaataaatatgcaaatcAGTAA
- the LOC114121012 gene encoding uncharacterized protein LOC114121012 isoform X1, with protein MLLRRTRSKMMKIIDCKIYVVLKDSTIFVGILKAFDHNFNLVLANSQTFLEHNILGSPALDESNRQKRLLGLIVIPGKNIISIDNKLGSDVPKVPITDIIICRLKDYRRVKTTIKPLVSMCNVRDPNWNIEDCQADIIFEKDLYHIPMVDPTAYIIRGRHRSLPLMALISEDCQQTTNNCLATNGLSVQDYLADIDENEPLPLMPSMGIGKVITKPGMSQNGPPSMSGMAQNRPIMGYNGSPIRSGMAQNRPLMPYMDYKRLPIRPFMSQNGPPSMSGMAQNRPIMGYNGSPIRSGMSQNGPPSMSGMAQNRPLMPYMDYKGLPIRPFGPPSMSGMAQNRPIMGYNESPIRSGMAQNRPLMPYMDYKGLPIRPFGPPSMSGMAQNRPIMGYNGSPLRSGMSQNGPPSMSGMAQNRPLMPYMDYKGSPIRPFMSQNGPPSMSGMAQNRPIMPYMGKGKSSTINKYANQ; from the exons atg ttgTTAAGGAGAACTAGGAGTAAAATGATGAAGATCATcgactgtaaaatatatgttgtcTTAAAAGATTCAACAATATTTGTCGGTATACTTAAag CTTttgatcataattttaatttggttttagCCAATAGTCAAACATTTTTGGAACACAACATACTTGGATCTCCTGCTCTTGATGAGTCAAACAGACAAAAACGTTTACTTGGCTTAATTGTAATACCGGGGAAAAACATTatatctatagataataaactgGGATCTGATGTTCCTAAAGTACCTATCacagatataattatttgcagACTGAAAGATTACAGACGTGTTAAGACAACTATCAAGCCTTTAGTATCTATGTGCA ATGTACGAGATCCAAATTGGAATATTGAAGATTGTCAGgctgatattatatttgagaaggacttatatcatatacctatgGTAGATCCTACAGCATACATCATaagag GTCGACACAGATCACTACCATTAATGGCTTTAATAAGTGAAGATTGCCAACAAACAACGAATAATTGTTTAGCTACAAATGGACTATCAGTTCAAGACTACCTAGCTGATATAGATGAAAACGAGCCATTGCCATTGATGCCTTCTATGGGTATTGGTAAAGTAATAACAAAGCCTGGTATGAGTCAAAATGGACCACCATCAATGTCTGGTATGGCTCAAAATAGACCCATAATGGGTTACAATGGATCACCAATAAGGTCTGGTATGGCTCAAAATAGACCCCTAATGCCTTATATGGATTACAAAAGATTACCAATAAGGCCTTTTATGAGTCAAAATGGACCACCATCAATGTCTGGTATGGCTCAAAATAGACCCATAATGGGTTACAATGGATCACCGATAAGGTCTGGTATGAGTCAAAATGGACCACCATCAATGTCTGGTATGGCTCAAAATAGACCCCTAATGCCTTATATGGATTACAAAGGATTACCAATAAGGCCTTTTGGACCACCATCAATGTCTGGTATGGCTCAAAATAGACCCATAATGGGTTACAATGAATCACCAATAAGGTCTGGTATGGCTCAAAATAGACCCCTAATGCCTTATATGGATTACAAAGGATTACCAATAAGGCCTTTTGGACCACCATCAATGTCTGGTATGGCTCAAAATAGACCCATAATGGGTTACAATGGATCACCATTAAGGTCTGGTATGAGTCAAAATGGACCACCATCAATGTCTGGTATGGCTCAAAATAGACCCCTAATGCCTTATATGGATTACAAAGGATCACCAATAAGGCCTTTTATGAGTCAAAATGGACCACCATCAATGTCTGGTATGGCTCAAAATAGACCCATAATGCCTTATATGGGTAAAGGAAAATCATCgaccataaataaatatgcaaatcAGTAA
- the LOC114121012 gene encoding basic salivary proline-rich protein 1-like isoform X3, with product MLLRRTRSKMMKIIDCKIYVVLKDSTIFVGILKANSQTFLEHNILGSPALDESNRQKRLLGLIVIPGKNIISIDNKLGSDVPKVPITDIIICRLKDYRRVKTTIKPLVSMCNVRDPNWNIEDCQADIIFEKDLYHIPMVDPTAYIIRGRHRSLPLMALISEDCQQTTNNCLATNGLSVQDYLADIDENEPLPLMPSMGIGKVITKPGMSQNGPPSMSGMAQNRPIMGYNGSPIRSGMAQNRPLMPYMDYKRLPIRPFMSQNGPPSMSGMAQNRPIMGYNGSPIRSGMSQNGPPSMSGMAQNRPLMPYMDYKGLPIRPFGPPSMSGMAQNRPIMGYNESPIRSGMAQNRPLMPYMDYKGLPIRPFGPPSMSGMAQNRPIMGYNGSPLRSGMSQNGPPSMSGMAQNRPLMPYMDYKGSPIRPFMSQNGPPSMSGMAQNRPIMPYMGKGKSSTINKYANQ from the exons atg ttgTTAAGGAGAACTAGGAGTAAAATGATGAAGATCATcgactgtaaaatatatgttgtcTTAAAAGATTCAACAATATTTGTCGGTATACTTAAag CCAATAGTCAAACATTTTTGGAACACAACATACTTGGATCTCCTGCTCTTGATGAGTCAAACAGACAAAAACGTTTACTTGGCTTAATTGTAATACCGGGGAAAAACATTatatctatagataataaactgGGATCTGATGTTCCTAAAGTACCTATCacagatataattatttgcagACTGAAAGATTACAGACGTGTTAAGACAACTATCAAGCCTTTAGTATCTATGTGCA ATGTACGAGATCCAAATTGGAATATTGAAGATTGTCAGgctgatattatatttgagaaggacttatatcatatacctatgGTAGATCCTACAGCATACATCATaagag GTCGACACAGATCACTACCATTAATGGCTTTAATAAGTGAAGATTGCCAACAAACAACGAATAATTGTTTAGCTACAAATGGACTATCAGTTCAAGACTACCTAGCTGATATAGATGAAAACGAGCCATTGCCATTGATGCCTTCTATGGGTATTGGTAAAGTAATAACAAAGCCTGGTATGAGTCAAAATGGACCACCATCAATGTCTGGTATGGCTCAAAATAGACCCATAATGGGTTACAATGGATCACCAATAAGGTCTGGTATGGCTCAAAATAGACCCCTAATGCCTTATATGGATTACAAAAGATTACCAATAAGGCCTTTTATGAGTCAAAATGGACCACCATCAATGTCTGGTATGGCTCAAAATAGACCCATAATGGGTTACAATGGATCACCGATAAGGTCTGGTATGAGTCAAAATGGACCACCATCAATGTCTGGTATGGCTCAAAATAGACCCCTAATGCCTTATATGGATTACAAAGGATTACCAATAAGGCCTTTTGGACCACCATCAATGTCTGGTATGGCTCAAAATAGACCCATAATGGGTTACAATGAATCACCAATAAGGTCTGGTATGGCTCAAAATAGACCCCTAATGCCTTATATGGATTACAAAGGATTACCAATAAGGCCTTTTGGACCACCATCAATGTCTGGTATGGCTCAAAATAGACCCATAATGGGTTACAATGGATCACCATTAAGGTCTGGTATGAGTCAAAATGGACCACCATCAATGTCTGGTATGGCTCAAAATAGACCCCTAATGCCTTATATGGATTACAAAGGATCACCAATAAGGCCTTTTATGAGTCAAAATGGACCACCATCAATGTCTGGTATGGCTCAAAATAGACCCATAATGCCTTATATGGGTAAAGGAAAATCATCgaccataaataaatatgcaaatcAGTAA
- the LOC114121012 gene encoding uncharacterized protein LOC114121012 isoform X9: MLLRRTRSKMMKIIDCKIYVVLKDSTIFVGILKAFDHNFNLVLANSQTFLEHNILGSPALDESNRQKRLLGLIVIPGKNIISIDNKLGSDVPKVPITDIIICRLKDYRRVKTTIKPLVSMCNVRDPNWNIEDCQADIIFEKDLYHIPMVDPTAYIIRGRHRSLPLMALISEDCQQTTNNCLATNGLSVQDYLADIDENEPLPLMPSMGIGKVITKPGMSQNGPPSMSGMAQNRPIMGYNGSPIRSGMAQNRPLMPYMDYKRLPIRPFMSQNGPPSMSGMAQNRPLMPYMDYKGLPIRPFGPPSMSGMAQNRPIMGYNGSPLRSGMSQNGPPSMSGMAQNRPLMPYMDYKGSPIRPFMSQNGPPSMSGMAQNRPIMPYMGKGKSSTINKYANQ, encoded by the exons atg ttgTTAAGGAGAACTAGGAGTAAAATGATGAAGATCATcgactgtaaaatatatgttgtcTTAAAAGATTCAACAATATTTGTCGGTATACTTAAag CTTttgatcataattttaatttggttttagCCAATAGTCAAACATTTTTGGAACACAACATACTTGGATCTCCTGCTCTTGATGAGTCAAACAGACAAAAACGTTTACTTGGCTTAATTGTAATACCGGGGAAAAACATTatatctatagataataaactgGGATCTGATGTTCCTAAAGTACCTATCacagatataattatttgcagACTGAAAGATTACAGACGTGTTAAGACAACTATCAAGCCTTTAGTATCTATGTGCA ATGTACGAGATCCAAATTGGAATATTGAAGATTGTCAGgctgatattatatttgagaaggacttatatcatatacctatgGTAGATCCTACAGCATACATCATaagag GTCGACACAGATCACTACCATTAATGGCTTTAATAAGTGAAGATTGCCAACAAACAACGAATAATTGTTTAGCTACAAATGGACTATCAGTTCAAGACTACCTAGCTGATATAGATGAAAACGAGCCATTGCCATTGATGCCTTCTATGGGTATTGGTAAAGTAATAACAAAGCCTGGTATGAGTCAAAATGGACCACCATCAATGTCTGGTATGGCTCAAAATAGACCCATAATGGGTTACAATGGATCACCAATAAGGTCTGGTATGGCTCAAAATAGACCCCTAATGCCTTATATGGATTACAAAAGATTACCAATAAGGCCTTTTATGAGTCAAAATGGACCACCATCAAT GTCTGGTATGGCTCAAAATAGACCCCTAATGCCTTATATGGATTACAAAGGATTACCAATAAGGCCTTTTGGACCACCATCAATGTCTGGTATGGCTCAAAATAGACCCATAATGGGTTACAATGGATCACCATTAAGGTCTGGTATGAGTCAAAATGGACCACCATCAATGTCTGGTATGGCTCAAAATAGACCCCTAATGCCTTATATGGATTACAAAGGATCACCAATAAGGCCTTTTATGAGTCAAAATGGACCACCATCAATGTCTGGTATGGCTCAAAATAGACCCATAATGCCTTATATGGGTAAAGGAAAATCATCgaccataaataaatatgcaaatcAGTAA
- the LOC114121012 gene encoding uncharacterized protein LOC114121012 isoform X10 — MLLRRTRSKMMKIIDCKIYVVLKDSTIFVGILKAFDHNFNLVLANSQTFLEHNILGSPALDESNRQKRLLGLIVIPGKNIISIDNKLGSDVPKVPITDIIICRLKDYRRVKTTIKPLVSMCNVRDPNWNIEDCQADIIFEKDLYHIPMVDPTAYIIRGRHRSLPLMALISEDCQQTTNNCLATNGLSVQDYLADIDENEPLPLMPSMGIGKVITKPGMSQNGPPSMSGMAQNRPIMGYNGSPIRSGMAQNRPLMPYMDYKRLPIRPFMSQNGPPSMSGMAQNRPIMGYNGSPIRSGMSQNGPPSMSGMAQNRPLMPYMDYKGLPIRPFGPPSMSGMAQNRPIMGYNESPIRPFMSQNGPPSMSGMAQNRPIMPYMGKGKSSTINKYANQ; from the exons atg ttgTTAAGGAGAACTAGGAGTAAAATGATGAAGATCATcgactgtaaaatatatgttgtcTTAAAAGATTCAACAATATTTGTCGGTATACTTAAag CTTttgatcataattttaatttggttttagCCAATAGTCAAACATTTTTGGAACACAACATACTTGGATCTCCTGCTCTTGATGAGTCAAACAGACAAAAACGTTTACTTGGCTTAATTGTAATACCGGGGAAAAACATTatatctatagataataaactgGGATCTGATGTTCCTAAAGTACCTATCacagatataattatttgcagACTGAAAGATTACAGACGTGTTAAGACAACTATCAAGCCTTTAGTATCTATGTGCA ATGTACGAGATCCAAATTGGAATATTGAAGATTGTCAGgctgatattatatttgagaaggacttatatcatatacctatgGTAGATCCTACAGCATACATCATaagag GTCGACACAGATCACTACCATTAATGGCTTTAATAAGTGAAGATTGCCAACAAACAACGAATAATTGTTTAGCTACAAATGGACTATCAGTTCAAGACTACCTAGCTGATATAGATGAAAACGAGCCATTGCCATTGATGCCTTCTATGGGTATTGGTAAAGTAATAACAAAGCCTGGTATGAGTCAAAATGGACCACCATCAATGTCTGGTATGGCTCAAAATAGACCCATAATGGGTTACAATGGATCACCAATAAGGTCTGGTATGGCTCAAAATAGACCCCTAATGCCTTATATGGATTACAAAAGATTACCAATAAGGCCTTTTATGAGTCAAAATGGACCACCATCAATGTCTGGTATGGCTCAAAATAGACCCATAATGGGTTACAATGGATCACCGATAAGGTCTGGTATGAGTCAAAATGGACCACCATCAATGTCTGGTATGGCTCAAAATAGACCCCTAATGCCTTATATGGATTACAAAGGATTACCAATAAGGCCTTTTGGACCACCATCAATGTCTGGTATGGCTCAAAATAGACCCATAATGGGTTACAATGAATCACCAATAAG GCCTTTTATGAGTCAAAATGGACCACCATCAATGTCTGGTATGGCTCAAAATAGACCCATAATGCCTTATATGGGTAAAGGAAAATCATCgaccataaataaatatgcaaatcAGTAA
- the LOC114121012 gene encoding uncharacterized protein LOC114121012 isoform X8 — protein MLLRRTRSKMMKIIDCKIYVVLKDSTIFVGILKAFDHNFNLVLANSQTFLEHNILGSPALDESNRQKRLLGLIVIPGKNIISIDNKLGSDVPKVPITDIIICRLKDYRRVKTTIKPLVSMCNVRDPNWNIEDCQADIIFEKDLYHIPMVDPTAYIIRGRHRSLPLMALISEDCQQTTNNCLATNGLSVQDYLADIDENEPLPLMPSMGIGKVITKPGMSQNGPPSMSGMAQNRPIMGYNGSPIRSGMAQNRPLMPYMDYKRLPIRPFMSQNGPPSMSGMAQNRPIMGYNGSPIRSGMAQNRPLMPYMDYKGLPIRPFGPPSMSGMAQNRPIMGYNGSPLRSGMSQNGPPSMSGMAQNRPLMPYMDYKGSPIRPFMSQNGPPSMSGMAQNRPIMPYMGKGKSSTINKYANQ, from the exons atg ttgTTAAGGAGAACTAGGAGTAAAATGATGAAGATCATcgactgtaaaatatatgttgtcTTAAAAGATTCAACAATATTTGTCGGTATACTTAAag CTTttgatcataattttaatttggttttagCCAATAGTCAAACATTTTTGGAACACAACATACTTGGATCTCCTGCTCTTGATGAGTCAAACAGACAAAAACGTTTACTTGGCTTAATTGTAATACCGGGGAAAAACATTatatctatagataataaactgGGATCTGATGTTCCTAAAGTACCTATCacagatataattatttgcagACTGAAAGATTACAGACGTGTTAAGACAACTATCAAGCCTTTAGTATCTATGTGCA ATGTACGAGATCCAAATTGGAATATTGAAGATTGTCAGgctgatattatatttgagaaggacttatatcatatacctatgGTAGATCCTACAGCATACATCATaagag GTCGACACAGATCACTACCATTAATGGCTTTAATAAGTGAAGATTGCCAACAAACAACGAATAATTGTTTAGCTACAAATGGACTATCAGTTCAAGACTACCTAGCTGATATAGATGAAAACGAGCCATTGCCATTGATGCCTTCTATGGGTATTGGTAAAGTAATAACAAAGCCTGGTATGAGTCAAAATGGACCACCATCAATGTCTGGTATGGCTCAAAATAGACCCATAATGGGTTACAATGGATCACCAATAAGGTCTGGTATGGCTCAAAATAGACCCCTAATGCCTTATATGGATTACAAAAGATTACCAATAAGGCCTTTTATGAGTCAAAATGGACCACCATCAATGTCTGGTATGGCTCAAAATAGACCCATAATGGGTTACAATGGATCACCGATAAG GTCTGGTATGGCTCAAAATAGACCCCTAATGCCTTATATGGATTACAAAGGATTACCAATAAGGCCTTTTGGACCACCATCAATGTCTGGTATGGCTCAAAATAGACCCATAATGGGTTACAATGGATCACCATTAAGGTCTGGTATGAGTCAAAATGGACCACCATCAATGTCTGGTATGGCTCAAAATAGACCCCTAATGCCTTATATGGATTACAAAGGATCACCAATAAGGCCTTTTATGAGTCAAAATGGACCACCATCAATGTCTGGTATGGCTCAAAATAGACCCATAATGCCTTATATGGGTAAAGGAAAATCATCgaccataaataaatatgcaaatcAGTAA
- the LOC114121012 gene encoding uncharacterized protein LOC114121012 isoform X5, protein MLLRRTRSKMMKIIDCKIYVVLKDSTIFVGILKAFDHNFNLVLANSQTFLEHNILGSPALDESNRQKRLLGLIVIPGKNIISIDNKLGSDVPKVPITDIIICRLKDYRRVKTTIKPLVSMCNVRDPNWNIEDCQADIIFEKDLYHIPMVDPTAYIIRGRHRSLPLMALISEDCQQTTNNCLATNGLSVQDYLADIDENEPLPLMPSMGIGKVITKPGMSQNGPPSMSGMAQNRPIMGYNGSPIRSGMAQNRPLMPYMDYKRLPIRPFMSQNGPPSMSGMAQNRPIMGYNGSPIRSGMSQNGPPSMSGMAQNRPLMPYMDYKGLPIRPFGPPSMSGMAQNRPLMPYMDYKGLPIRPFGPPSMSGMAQNRPIMGYNGSPLRSGMSQNGPPSMSGMAQNRPLMPYMDYKGSPIRPFMSQNGPPSMSGMAQNRPIMPYMGKGKSSTINKYANQ, encoded by the exons atg ttgTTAAGGAGAACTAGGAGTAAAATGATGAAGATCATcgactgtaaaatatatgttgtcTTAAAAGATTCAACAATATTTGTCGGTATACTTAAag CTTttgatcataattttaatttggttttagCCAATAGTCAAACATTTTTGGAACACAACATACTTGGATCTCCTGCTCTTGATGAGTCAAACAGACAAAAACGTTTACTTGGCTTAATTGTAATACCGGGGAAAAACATTatatctatagataataaactgGGATCTGATGTTCCTAAAGTACCTATCacagatataattatttgcagACTGAAAGATTACAGACGTGTTAAGACAACTATCAAGCCTTTAGTATCTATGTGCA ATGTACGAGATCCAAATTGGAATATTGAAGATTGTCAGgctgatattatatttgagaaggacttatatcatatacctatgGTAGATCCTACAGCATACATCATaagag GTCGACACAGATCACTACCATTAATGGCTTTAATAAGTGAAGATTGCCAACAAACAACGAATAATTGTTTAGCTACAAATGGACTATCAGTTCAAGACTACCTAGCTGATATAGATGAAAACGAGCCATTGCCATTGATGCCTTCTATGGGTATTGGTAAAGTAATAACAAAGCCTGGTATGAGTCAAAATGGACCACCATCAATGTCTGGTATGGCTCAAAATAGACCCATAATGGGTTACAATGGATCACCAATAAGGTCTGGTATGGCTCAAAATAGACCCCTAATGCCTTATATGGATTACAAAAGATTACCAATAAGGCCTTTTATGAGTCAAAATGGACCACCATCAATGTCTGGTATGGCTCAAAATAGACCCATAATGGGTTACAATGGATCACCGATAAGGTCTGGTATGAGTCAAAATGGACCACCATCAATGTCTGGTATGGCTCAAAATAGACCCCTAATGCCTTATATGGATTACAAAGGATTACCAATAAGGCCTTTTGGACCACCATCAAT GTCTGGTATGGCTCAAAATAGACCCCTAATGCCTTATATGGATTACAAAGGATTACCAATAAGGCCTTTTGGACCACCATCAATGTCTGGTATGGCTCAAAATAGACCCATAATGGGTTACAATGGATCACCATTAAGGTCTGGTATGAGTCAAAATGGACCACCATCAATGTCTGGTATGGCTCAAAATAGACCCCTAATGCCTTATATGGATTACAAAGGATCACCAATAAGGCCTTTTATGAGTCAAAATGGACCACCATCAATGTCTGGTATGGCTCAAAATAGACCCATAATGCCTTATATGGGTAAAGGAAAATCATCgaccataaataaatatgcaaatcAGTAA